From the Limanda limanda chromosome 2, fLimLim1.1, whole genome shotgun sequence genome, one window contains:
- the dnajb14 gene encoding dnaJ homolog subfamily B member 14, which produces MEGNRDEAERCLNIATTALEAGDKEQAVKFLNKAQRLFPTDRAKALLDALSKNGSSAGNGAYRRRPAESSDSTGGRSEREGKESGGSDSSKGFTKDQVEGVTRIKRCKDYYEVLGASKEASEDELKKAYRKLALKYHPDKNHAPGATEAFKKIGNAYAVLSNPDKRRQYDVTGGEEPSPPGHSHGAGFDFHRGFEADITPEDLFNMFFGGGFPSSSTHTFTNGRTTFSQQTDARQERTEERGDGGFSMFIQLMPIVVLILVSILSQMLVSPQAYSLYSRPSTGQTLKRQTENLRVDFYVSRDFKSEFKGSALHQIEKNVEEDYVANVRNNCWKERQTKTDLLYAAKVYRDDRMRKKAELLTMDNCKELDRLNSLFRGG; this is translated from the exons atggaaGGGAACAGGGACGAGGCAGAGAGATGTTTAAACATAGCGACCACGGCCCTGGAAGCTGGAGACAAGGAGCAGGCGGTGAAGTTCCTAAACAAAGCGCAGAGGCTGTTCCCGACCGACAGAGCCAAAG cTTTGTTGGATGCATTATCGAAGAATGGGAGCTCGGCGGGTAATGGCGCATACAGAAGGAGACCAGCAGAAAGCTCAGATAGCACCGGCGGCCGGTCCGAGAGGGAAGGCAAAGAATCTGGTGGAAGTGATTCATCTAAAGGCTTCACCAAAGACCAGGTGGAAGGTGTGACTAG aaTAAAGCGGTGTAAGGACTACTATGAAGTACTCGGCGCCAGTAAAGAAGCCAGTGAGGATGAGTTAAAGAAAGCCTACAGGAAATTAGCGCTAAAGTACCATCCGGACAAAAATCATGCACCCGGAGCAACAGAGGCCTTCAAAA AGATTGGTAATGCTTATGCAGTGCTGAGCAACCCGGACAAACGACGGCAGTATGATGTGACGGGAGGGGAGGAGCCAAGCCCCCCGGGTCACTCACACGGAGCAGGCTTCGACTTCCACAGGGGCTTTGAGGCCGACATCACTCCTGAGGACCTCTTCAACATGTTCTTCGGGGGAGGTTTCCCTTCTT CAAGTACACACACCTTCACCAACGGCAGAACGACCTTCAGCCAACAGACAGATGCCCGACAAGAGAgaacagaagaaagaggagat GGTGGTTTCTCAATGTTTATCCAGTTGATGCCCATCGTGGTCTTGATTTTAGTGTCGATACTGAGCCAGATGCTGGTTTCTCCTCAAGCTTACAGCCTCTATTCTAGACC GTCCACGGGTCAGACCTTAAAGCGACAGACAGAAAACCTGCGGGTCGACTTCTATGTCTCTAGAGATTTCAAGTCTGAGTTTAAAGGCTCGGCGCTGCACCAGATCGAGAAAAATGTGGAGGAGGATTACGTAGCTAATGTCAGAAATAACTGTtggaaggagagacagacaa AAACAGACCTGCTGTACGCTGCCAAGGTGTACAGGGATGACCGCATGCGAAAGAAGGCAGAGCTCCTGACCATGGATAACTGCAAGGAGCTGGACAGACTAAATAGCCTATTCAGAGGAGGATGA
- the LOC133026578 gene encoding tetratricopeptide repeat protein 39B-like, producing MDLEAALKECGAALDLFLNNRFADALAVLKPWKSQSMYHAMGYSSILVMQAGMTFDPADMDAAMSSLRESLQTCQGFRKKTGFVETLTSMWYRQPADSMTEEEVHAELCYAEVLLQKAALTFLDESIIGFIKGGMRIRNSYQIYKDCQAMALVAKELEKQKSTHVHFRGGVNMGIGSFNLMLSLLPAKVIRLMEYLGFSGDRELGLSQLREGATSNSLRSILSTLTLLMFHLYITVILGTGEGDLVESEALLEPYTKKFPNGALILFYTARIALLKGNFTFAQEKFLACIAAQQEWHQIHHLCYWELMWAYSFEQNWKEAYRYADLLCKESKWSQATYVYQKAAILSMLPEEEVTELGEDVVELFRKVEGLRLRIAGKSIPTEKFAAKKAQRYSSSSPVKLVIPALEMMYVWNGFTIVGKRPEKTEGILNTLEKAEQQLRDDPNPSEYHVDDLCVVQLLKGLCLRQLGRLVQAEKCFNQVISSENEIKHENYLVPYSMYELGLVHRQKGDIKMAITVIENVKLNYKDYNMESRLHFRIHAALNTMSSYAAKLHPSRTPA from the exons ATGGATCTTGAGGCCGCTCTGAAGGAATGCGGCGCCGCCCTCGACCTCTTTCTGAACAACAGGTTCGCTGATGCACTGGCTGTTTTGAAACCCTG GAAGAGCCAGAGCATGTACCACGCCATGGGCTACAGCAGCATCTTGGTGATGCAGGCAggcatgacctttgacccagcTGACATGGATGCCGCCATGTCGTCACTGAGAGAATCCCTGCAGACGTGTCAGGG ATTTCGGAAAAAAACGGGATTCGTGGAGACTCTGACCAGCATGTGGTACAGACAACCAGCTGACAGTATGACGGAGG AGGAGGTGCATGCGGAGCTGTGCTATGCTGAGGTTCTCCTCCAGAAGGCAGCGCTCACGTTCCTGGATGAGAGTATCATCGGCTTCATCAAGGGCGGAATGAGAATACGTAACAGTTATCAGATTTACAA GGATTGCCAGGCCATGGCCCTTGTTGCAAAAGAACTGGAAAAACAGAAGAGTACACACGTTCATTTTCGAGGAGGCGTCAACATGGGCATCGGATCCTTTAACCTG ATGCTGTCTCTGCTTCCAGCCAAAGTCATCAGGCTGATGGAGTATTTGGGCTTCTCAGGAGACAGG GAGTTGGGCTTGTCGCAGTTGAGAGAAGGAGCAACCAGCAATAGCCTGCGCTCGATCCTCAGCACCCTGACCCTGCTGATGTTCCATCTCTACATCACAGTCATACTCG GTACTGGTGAAGGAGACCTGGTCGAGTCTGAAGCTTTGCTTGAACCCTACACCAAAAAGTTCCCGAAT GGGGCGCTCATTCTCTTCTACACTGCAAGAATTGCATTGCTCAAAGGAAACTTCACCTTT GCCCAGGAGAAGTTCCTGGCGTGTATCGCAGCACAGCAGGAGTGGCATCAGATTCACCACCTCTGCTACTGGGAGCTGATGTGGGCCTACTCCTTTGAACAGAACTGGAAGGAGGCGTATCGATACGCTGACCTCCTCTGCAAGGAGAGCAAGTGGTCCCAG GCTACGTATGTGTACCAGAAGGCTGCCATCTTGAGCATGCTCCCAGAGGAAGAAGTGACCGAACTGGGAGAAGACGTGGTGGAATTATTCAG GAAGGTGGAAGGTCTCAGACTGAGGATCGCTGGGAAATCCATTCCAACAGAGAAGTTTGCAGCAAAGAAGGCCCAGCGATACTCGTCCTCCAGCCCTGTGAAACTGGTCATCCCTGCATTG gAAATGATGTACGTGTGGAACGGCTTCACAATAGTTGGAAAAAGGCCTGAGAAGACTGAAGGCATCTTGAACACCTTGgaaaaagcagagcagcagctcagagatGATCCAA ACCCATCAGAGTATCACGTAGACGACCTGTGTGTCGTCCAGCTGCTGAAGGGCTTGTGTCTCAGACAGTTGGGTCGTCTGGTCCAGGCTGAGAAGTGCTTCAACCAGGTCATCTCCAG tGAAAATGAGATCAAGCATGAGAACTACCTGGTGCCGTACAGCATGTATGAGCTGGGCCTGGTGCACAGGCAGAAAGGCGACATCAAGATGGCCATCACAGTGATCGAAAATGTCAA GCTGAACTACAAAGACTACAACATGGAGTCCAGGCTTCATTTCCGAATTCATGCGGCGCTCAACACAATGAGCTCCTATGCGGCCAAACTCCACCCTTCACGTACTCCAGCATAA